A genomic segment from Acidobacteriota bacterium encodes:
- a CDS encoding O-antigen ligase family protein, with protein sequence MSGPERSRERNEERPSTGNRERWRLFAWTCLALLLLREMLVKGLTPVGTLSTLLLTGGIVLGSLGGGPRDRRPALRRFAASPAFLAPAIYLVWLAADFGLHGFRTHDPATQATRVLQVLLFWSLSWLLSASHGRPGGDPPRPAPRRPFTAVETGLLPLVAGFGTLEALVGIVQYAVTGERVGGTLGNPNQYAALVAAALAVCLGLLASRDGGPRVHPGWPAAATVPLLTALWLSGSRGALAGLAAGALLFGSLILFRRRWPLVAVVLLLPLLAGAVHTAWMAVRFETVYQRHYAGLCGVLWVQHALTGNYEKQYGGILRYYDFDGSGRLDARDIVLAARQWKEGAPPEVLDLDRVAYAGKARRLLNVLTCPDLTGATRFWALGASLRMMRDHPLTGVGPGNWIVSVPDYLVAYDEALLTTHAHSLPLQLGVELGLPGLLLWLALIMAVVAATRRQLGERGGGPVRGPRASAAGWGLSAGAVAGFALLVTAGHNLLDVTVFTRPLRFVLPALLALLFAPRNRERSEKYTGRAEETGFGAGIGHAGSAVERVEGDGKPNRPDRSDPTDPSDPTAPPGLPDSLNPPGQKVGKAGA encoded by the coding sequence ATGTCCGGGCCCGAACGGAGCCGTGAGCGCAACGAAGAGCGACCCTCGACCGGGAACCGGGAGCGGTGGCGGCTCTTCGCCTGGACCTGCCTGGCCCTGCTGCTCCTGCGGGAGATGCTCGTCAAGGGCCTGACCCCGGTCGGCACCCTCAGCACCCTCCTCCTGACCGGCGGGATCGTGCTGGGGTCCCTGGGCGGGGGCCCCCGCGACCGCCGGCCGGCCCTTCGCCGGTTCGCCGCCTCGCCGGCCTTTCTCGCCCCGGCGATCTACCTGGTCTGGCTCGCGGCAGACTTCGGCCTTCACGGTTTCCGGACGCACGACCCGGCGACGCAGGCGACCCGGGTGCTCCAGGTCCTGCTCTTTTGGTCCCTCTCCTGGTTGCTGTCGGCTTCGCACGGCCGCCCCGGGGGAGACCCCCCCCGGCCAGCGCCCCGCCGGCCGTTCACCGCCGTCGAGACCGGGCTCCTCCCACTGGTGGCCGGCTTCGGGACCCTGGAGGCCCTGGTCGGGATCGTCCAGTACGCCGTGACGGGGGAACGGGTCGGCGGGACCCTGGGAAACCCCAACCAGTACGCCGCCCTCGTGGCGGCCGCCCTGGCCGTCTGCCTCGGGCTCCTGGCGTCCCGGGACGGCGGGCCCCGCGTTCACCCCGGGTGGCCGGCCGCGGCCACGGTCCCCCTGCTCACCGCGCTCTGGCTCTCGGGATCCCGCGGCGCCCTGGCGGGCCTGGCCGCGGGCGCTCTCCTCTTCGGCTCACTGATCCTGTTCCGCCGTCGGTGGCCCCTCGTCGCCGTCGTGCTCCTGCTCCCCCTCCTGGCCGGCGCCGTGCACACCGCCTGGATGGCCGTCCGGTTCGAGACGGTCTACCAGCGCCACTACGCGGGCCTGTGCGGCGTCCTCTGGGTTCAGCACGCCCTGACGGGGAACTACGAGAAGCAGTACGGCGGGATTCTCCGCTATTACGACTTCGACGGCAGCGGCCGGCTCGACGCCCGGGACATCGTTCTCGCCGCCCGCCAGTGGAAGGAGGGCGCCCCGCCCGAGGTGCTGGACCTCGACCGCGTGGCCTACGCCGGCAAGGCCCGGAGGCTGCTCAACGTCTTGACCTGCCCGGACCTGACGGGGGCGACGCGTTTCTGGGCCCTGGGGGCGAGCCTGCGCATGATGCGCGACCACCCCCTGACCGGCGTGGGACCGGGCAACTGGATCGTTTCGGTGCCCGACTACCTGGTCGCCTACGACGAGGCGCTCCTCACCACCCATGCCCACAGCCTCCCGCTGCAACTCGGCGTCGAGCTGGGCCTCCCCGGCCTCCTCCTCTGGCTGGCCCTGATCATGGCCGTCGTCGCGGCCACCCGCCGGCAGTTGGGGGAGCGCGGCGGGGGCCCGGTCCGGGGGCCCCGAGCCTCCGCCGCAGGGTGGGGCCTGTCCGCGGGGGCCGTCGCCGGCTTCGCCCTCCTCGTGACGGCGGGGCACAACCTGCTGGACGTCACCGTCTTCACCCGCCCCCTGCGCTTCGTCCTGCCTGCCCTTCTGGCCTTGCTGTTCGCGCCGCGGAACCGGGAGCGGAGTGAGAAATACACTGGAAGAGCTGAAGAAACGGGGTTCGGGGCAGGCATAGGGCATGCGGGAAGCGCGGTAGAGCGGGTGGAGGGAGACGGGAAACCTAATCGGCCCGATCGGTCGGATCCGACCGATCCGTCCGATCCGACTGCCCCGCCCGGCCTGCCCGACTCGCTCAACCCGCCCGGCCAGAAGGTCGGGAAGGCGGGCGCATGA
- a CDS encoding sigma-70 family RNA polymerase sigma factor, producing MDADAQLMVRVRDGDDGAFNALMTRYRKPVINFVYRLVQNGSAAEEIAQDVFVNIYLARHRYEPTARFSTWLFTVATNMSLKHLKRKKRWISESEADPEAGRTYAAHPEGNPSALDRVVDRELADLVREAVRNLPEKERTAIVLCKYHDFSYQEIAQIMKCSLGAIKTHIHRGKLRLRDMLRKMGLAVEGPAAEREV from the coding sequence ATGGACGCAGACGCTCAACTGATGGTCCGGGTCAGGGATGGGGACGACGGGGCGTTCAACGCGCTGATGACCCGTTACCGCAAGCCCGTGATCAACTTCGTCTACCGCCTGGTTCAAAACGGGTCGGCGGCCGAGGAGATCGCCCAGGACGTCTTCGTGAACATTTACCTGGCCCGGCATCGGTATGAGCCGACGGCCCGTTTCAGCACCTGGCTCTTCACGGTGGCGACGAACATGTCCCTGAAGCACCTGAAGCGGAAGAAACGGTGGATCAGCGAATCGGAGGCCGACCCCGAGGCGGGGCGGACCTACGCCGCCCACCCGGAAGGGAACCCCTCGGCGCTGGACCGGGTGGTGGACCGGGAACTGGCGGACCTGGTCCGCGAGGCGGTCCGCAACCTCCCCGAGAAGGAAAGAACGGCCATCGTGCTGTGCAAGTACCACGACTTTTCGTACCAGGAGATCGCCCAGATCATGAAGTGCTCGCTGGGGGCCATCAAGACCCACATCCACCGCGGGAAGCTCCGGTTGAGGGACATGCTGCGGAAAATGGGCCTGGCGGTGGAAGGCCCCGCGGCGGAACGGGAGGTGTGA
- a CDS encoding MoaD/ThiS family protein, protein MRVRVRYFSSLRDATGRSEETVPLEAPATLADLWEDLCRRCPALALHRGRVIPAVNLRHAPFDTPLADGDEAAFLPPVSGG, encoded by the coding sequence ATACGGGTTCGGGTCCGCTACTTCTCCTCCCTCCGGGACGCCACGGGGCGATCCGAGGAAACGGTGCCGCTGGAGGCGCCCGCCACCCTGGCGGACCTCTGGGAGGACCTCTGCCGGCGCTGTCCCGCGCTCGCCCTGCACCGCGGCCGCGTGATCCCGGCGGTCAACCTGCGGCACGCCCCCTTCGACACTCCCCTCGCGGACGGCGACGAAGCGGCCTTCCTGCCCCCCGTCAGCGGCGGGTGA
- a CDS encoding aminoacyl-histidine dipeptidase, producing MAYDLENLEPRGLWKQFKALSAIPRGSKNEEAAALYVLAEARRLGLEAKRDAIGNVVVYKKATPGMEDAVPCVLQGHLDMVCEKNEGTVHDFTRDGIQLVVDGDFLRARGTTLGADNGIGVAAGLAVMEATDIPHGPLEFLFTIDEETGLTGAFNLDGSLVKGRRLLNMDSEEEGALYVGCAGGLDSNVTFTFTPVKPAAWKAPFRLKVSGLKGGHSGLNIPDGLGNAIKCLARALADFRKPFGMKVATLEGGSKRNAIPREAFAVFYMDAFRREEFEAALARLQADLRSEIGKADPGLTLTLEALDQGPEYAIPGADVERVVNYLVAARHGVVSFSPDIAGLVQTSSNLAIIATGNGVVSVSQNHRSSIESAKYDVAAGVSALCALAGVEVEHGNGYPGWKPDMDAALLKVAEKVHQEVFGFAPQVKAIHAGLECGIIGERCPGMEMISFGPNLHGAHSPDERVSIPSTGRFWDYLLAMLRAMKA from the coding sequence GTGGCATACGATCTGGAGAACCTGGAACCCCGGGGCCTTTGGAAGCAGTTCAAGGCGCTGTCGGCCATCCCGAGAGGCTCGAAGAACGAGGAGGCCGCCGCCCTCTACGTGCTCGCCGAAGCCAGGCGCCTCGGCCTCGAAGCGAAACGGGACGCCATCGGGAACGTGGTGGTCTACAAGAAGGCCACGCCCGGGATGGAGGACGCGGTGCCGTGCGTGCTGCAGGGGCACCTGGACATGGTCTGCGAGAAGAACGAGGGGACCGTGCACGACTTCACCCGGGACGGCATCCAGTTGGTCGTGGACGGCGACTTCCTCCGGGCCAGGGGGACCACCCTCGGCGCGGACAACGGCATCGGCGTGGCCGCCGGCCTGGCCGTCATGGAAGCGACGGACATCCCCCACGGTCCGCTGGAGTTCCTGTTCACCATCGACGAGGAGACCGGCCTGACCGGCGCCTTCAACCTGGACGGGAGCCTGGTGAAGGGGCGGCGCCTCCTGAACATGGACAGCGAGGAGGAAGGCGCCCTCTACGTGGGCTGCGCCGGCGGCCTGGACTCCAACGTCACCTTCACCTTCACGCCGGTGAAGCCGGCGGCGTGGAAGGCCCCCTTCCGCCTGAAGGTGTCGGGCCTCAAGGGAGGCCACTCCGGTCTGAACATCCCGGACGGCCTGGGGAACGCCATCAAGTGCCTGGCCCGCGCCCTGGCCGACTTCCGCAAACCCTTCGGCATGAAGGTCGCCACTCTCGAGGGCGGCAGCAAGCGCAATGCCATCCCCCGCGAGGCCTTCGCCGTTTTCTACATGGACGCCTTCCGCCGCGAGGAATTCGAGGCAGCGTTGGCCCGGCTGCAGGCCGACCTCCGCTCCGAGATCGGGAAGGCGGACCCCGGGTTGACGCTGACGCTCGAGGCCCTCGACCAGGGGCCCGAGTATGCCATCCCCGGCGCCGACGTCGAGCGGGTGGTCAACTACCTGGTGGCGGCCCGCCACGGCGTGGTCTCCTTCTCCCCCGACATCGCCGGCCTGGTCCAGACCTCATCGAACCTGGCCATCATCGCCACCGGCAACGGCGTGGTCTCCGTCAGCCAGAACCACCGCAGCTCCATCGAGAGCGCCAAGTACGACGTGGCCGCCGGGGTCAGCGCCCTCTGCGCCCTGGCCGGGGTCGAGGTGGAGCACGGCAACGGCTACCCGGGCTGGAAGCCGGACATGGACGCCGCCCTGCTCAAGGTCGCCGAGAAGGTCCACCAGGAGGTCTTCGGCTTCGCGCCGCAGGTCAAGGCGATCCACGCGGGGCTGGAGTGCGGCATCATCGGCGAGCGCTGCCCCGGCATGGAGATGATCTCCTTCGGCCCCAACCTCCACGGGGCCCACTCCCCCGACGAACGGGTCAGCATCCCGTCCACCGGGAGGTTCTGGGACTACCTGCTGGCCATGCTGCGCGCCATGAAGGCCTAG
- a CDS encoding HAD family phosphatase, producing MSPPVGPASRSPRPEAFFRAVVFDFDGVIVDTEPLHYQAFLEGFRALGLTLGYPEYLARYVGLDDRDAYRAALLAAGRPPDEARVERLCRDKALRFRRLLDAGVEEVPGSVAMIRALHAESVPLAVASGSVEYEIRLVLGRLGVTGCFQALVAADHVGASKPDPATHCRAVDLLAEAFPGEGILPAACLAIEDTPTGVTAAKRAGLPVLALTTTTGADDLAEADWVLDDLQGLHSRDLLRARLRGLG from the coding sequence ATGAGCCCGCCGGTCGGGCCCGCCTCCCGCAGCCCACGACCCGAAGCTTTCTTCCGGGCCGTCGTTTTCGACTTCGACGGCGTGATCGTGGACACCGAACCCCTCCACTACCAGGCCTTCCTGGAGGGGTTCCGGGCGCTGGGGCTCACCCTGGGCTACCCTGAGTACTTGGCCCGCTACGTCGGCCTCGACGACCGGGACGCCTACCGCGCCGCCCTCCTCGCCGCCGGCCGCCCGCCGGACGAGGCGCGGGTCGAGCGCCTTTGCCGTGACAAGGCCCTCCGATTCCGACGGCTCCTGGATGCCGGCGTGGAGGAGGTCCCCGGCAGCGTGGCCATGATCCGCGCCCTACACGCCGAAAGTGTCCCGCTGGCCGTGGCCAGCGGCTCGGTGGAGTACGAGATCCGCTTGGTTCTCGGCCGCCTCGGCGTTACCGGCTGCTTCCAGGCCCTGGTGGCCGCGGACCACGTGGGCGCGTCCAAGCCCGACCCCGCCACCCACTGTCGGGCCGTGGACCTTCTGGCGGAAGCGTTCCCCGGGGAAGGGATCCTGCCCGCTGCCTGCCTGGCCATCGAGGACACCCCCACCGGGGTCACTGCCGCGAAACGGGCCGGACTGCCGGTCCTCGCCCTCACCACCACCACCGGCGCCGACGATTTGGCCGAAGCGGACTGGGTCCTCGACGATCTTCAGGGTCTGCATTCCCGGGATCTTCTTCGGGCACGGCTCAGGGGGTTAGGCTGA
- a CDS encoding dihydroorotate dehydrogenase, with the protein MDLRTRVGPLVLANPVMTASGTFGYGLEFEPYLDLSRLGAVVVKGLSLEPRPGNPSPRIWETAAGMLNAIGLQNVGVETFLRDKLPPLRRFNVPVIANALGNSVEEYAEVCGLLASADGIAAVELNISCPNVKAGGIHFAGDPAQTAKVTAAARKAMGSKPLIVKLSPNVTDIAPFARACKDEGADAVSLVNTFVGMAIDVETLRPRLANVIGGLSGPAIKPLAQRMVWEVCRKVDIPVIAIGGIMTGVDAAEYLALGARAVQVGTASYVRPDAAVQVLDELAAWGDAHGYVSTDALSGAFLRASEPRT; encoded by the coding sequence ATGGACCTCCGAACCCGGGTCGGCCCGCTGGTCCTCGCCAACCCGGTGATGACGGCCAGCGGGACCTTCGGCTACGGCCTGGAGTTCGAGCCCTACCTCGACCTTTCCCGGCTGGGCGCCGTGGTGGTGAAGGGCTTGAGCCTCGAGCCCCGCCCGGGGAACCCGTCGCCGCGCATCTGGGAAACGGCGGCGGGGATGCTCAACGCCATCGGTTTGCAGAACGTGGGGGTGGAGACTTTCCTGCGGGACAAGCTCCCGCCCCTGCGGCGCTTCAACGTCCCCGTCATCGCCAACGCCCTGGGCAACTCCGTGGAGGAGTACGCCGAGGTCTGCGGCCTGCTGGCGTCCGCCGACGGCATCGCCGCCGTGGAGCTGAACATCTCCTGCCCCAACGTCAAGGCCGGCGGCATCCACTTCGCCGGTGACCCGGCCCAGACCGCGAAGGTCACGGCTGCCGCCCGGAAGGCCATGGGAAGCAAGCCCCTGATCGTGAAGCTCTCGCCCAACGTCACGGACATCGCCCCCTTCGCCCGGGCCTGCAAGGACGAGGGGGCTGACGCCGTGTCCCTGGTCAACACCTTCGTGGGGATGGCCATTGACGTGGAGACTCTCCGCCCGCGCCTGGCCAACGTCATCGGCGGGCTCAGCGGGCCGGCCATCAAGCCCCTGGCCCAGCGCATGGTGTGGGAAGTCTGCCGCAAGGTGGACATCCCCGTGATCGCCATCGGCGGGATCATGACGGGGGTGGACGCCGCCGAGTACCTGGCGCTGGGCGCCCGGGCGGTCCAGGTGGGGACGGCCAGCTACGTCCGTCCGGACGCCGCGGTGCAGGTCCTCGACGAACTCGCGGCCTGGGGCGACGCCCACGGCTACGTGTCGACAGACGCCCTGTCGGGGGCCTTCCTCCGCGCCTCAGAGCCGCGCACGTAA
- a CDS encoding periplasmic heavy metal sensor, with the protein MKPHRNRHPLPLLLLLVFPLGLAFGQAPGPGPGADPDAAKLPFSELPGKWWKHPRVVDDLKLTPDQVDRIESIFFDHSKKLVDLKGRLTKATMDLGRVSDNDNAPREAVLGALDLVLAARSELARATVIMQLDIRGQLTPEQRKELKHLRQLLRQDRKDRPLDRPPDRRIPRNPRKAPPPPIE; encoded by the coding sequence ATGAAACCCCATCGAAACCGTCACCCCCTGCCCCTGCTGCTCCTGCTCGTGTTCCCCCTCGGGCTGGCGTTCGGACAGGCGCCGGGACCCGGCCCCGGGGCCGACCCCGACGCGGCGAAACTCCCCTTTTCCGAACTCCCCGGGAAGTGGTGGAAACACCCCCGGGTGGTGGACGACCTGAAACTGACGCCGGACCAGGTGGACCGGATCGAGTCCATCTTTTTCGACCACAGCAAGAAACTGGTGGACCTCAAGGGGCGGCTGACCAAGGCCACCATGGACCTCGGCCGCGTGTCCGACAACGACAACGCCCCCCGCGAGGCGGTGCTGGGCGCCCTGGACCTGGTGCTGGCCGCCCGGAGCGAACTGGCCCGGGCCACCGTGATCATGCAGCTGGACATCCGGGGGCAGCTCACCCCCGAGCAGCGCAAGGAGTTGAAGCACCTCCGGCAGCTGCTCCGGCAGGACCGCAAGGACCGCCCGCTGGACCGGCCCCCGGATCGCCGCATCCCGCGAAACCCGAGAAAGGCCCCGCCCCCCCCCATCGAGTGA
- a CDS encoding zf-HC2 domain-containing protein, whose product MNPECERILAWMSESLDGQAPPEVEREFRDHLAACPSCRVQVGLQMQAEHLLKTSLPVLEPGPALWTRLADAVALPRPSLRTLRRWALGLAAALACLMVLAALPIVRGIGRMEAMHRAWQTRTFQAEMEGYLTGRSAVIASGNPFTAPGTEARSQDEQNPFSPFTRAGARNPFAEIN is encoded by the coding sequence ATGAACCCGGAGTGTGAGCGAATCCTGGCGTGGATGTCGGAAAGCCTGGACGGCCAGGCGCCGCCGGAGGTGGAGCGGGAGTTCCGCGACCACCTGGCGGCGTGCCCGTCGTGCCGCGTCCAGGTCGGCCTCCAGATGCAGGCCGAGCACCTGCTGAAGACCTCCCTGCCCGTCCTGGAGCCCGGGCCGGCCCTCTGGACCCGGCTCGCCGACGCGGTCGCCCTGCCGCGCCCGTCCTTGCGGACCCTTCGTCGATGGGCCCTGGGACTCGCGGCCGCCTTGGCCTGCCTGATGGTCCTGGCGGCCCTCCCCATCGTCCGGGGCATCGGGAGGATGGAGGCGATGCACCGGGCCTGGCAGACCCGGACCTTCCAGGCCGAGATGGAAGGTTACCTCACCGGGCGGTCCGCCGTCATCGCGTCCGGGAACCCCTTTACCGCGCCGGGAACGGAAGCCCGGTCCCAGGACGAGCAGAACCCCTTCTCCCCCTTCACCCGCGCGGGGGCCCGAAATCCATTCGCGGAGATCAATTGA
- the murB gene encoding UDP-N-acetylmuramate dehydrogenase — protein MIVPPPVPHRFREPLAPYTTWKIGGPADVLLEPPDVNAFRETLRWALNEGLPVTVLGGGSNILVSDAGVEGAVILTTRLERLVPLDSDQTGRPGMEVEAGATMEAVCREAVRLGLAGLEVFHGLPGTVGGAVFMNARCWERSISERIESVRSLDDRGEWILRPASGCDFAYKQSIFQRTGEAVASVRLRLDPAPDREALERETEGYRKRREDAGQYAFPNAGCVFKNDRNAGRPSGRIIDGCGLRGYRTGPVEVYARHANFIVNRGGATAREVLDAIRLVEETVLARTGVRLEREIRLIGRWRPEDHVPPPP, from the coding sequence ATGATCGTTCCACCCCCCGTCCCTCACCGCTTCCGCGAACCGCTGGCGCCGTACACCACCTGGAAGATCGGCGGGCCGGCGGACGTCCTGCTCGAGCCCCCCGACGTGAACGCTTTCCGCGAAACCCTGCGCTGGGCCCTCAATGAGGGGTTGCCCGTGACGGTCCTCGGCGGCGGCTCCAACATCCTGGTCTCCGACGCCGGGGTGGAGGGCGCCGTGATCCTGACCACGAGACTGGAGCGCCTCGTTCCGCTGGATTCGGATCAAACCGGCCGCCCGGGGATGGAGGTCGAGGCCGGGGCCACCATGGAGGCCGTCTGCCGGGAAGCCGTGCGCCTCGGCCTGGCCGGGCTGGAGGTTTTCCACGGCCTCCCCGGGACCGTCGGCGGCGCCGTCTTCATGAACGCGCGCTGCTGGGAGCGGTCCATCTCGGAACGGATCGAATCCGTTCGCTCTCTCGACGACCGGGGCGAGTGGATCCTCCGCCCGGCGTCCGGGTGCGATTTCGCCTACAAGCAGTCGATTTTCCAGCGCACGGGCGAGGCGGTGGCGAGCGTCCGGTTGAGACTGGACCCCGCCCCCGACCGGGAGGCGCTGGAGCGGGAGACGGAGGGCTACCGGAAGCGGCGCGAGGACGCGGGGCAGTACGCCTTCCCCAACGCCGGGTGCGTCTTCAAGAACGACCGAAATGCCGGGCGCCCGTCGGGCCGGATCATCGACGGGTGCGGGCTTCGCGGATACCGGACGGGACCCGTGGAGGTCTACGCCCGCCACGCCAACTTCATCGTCAACCGGGGGGGGGCCACCGCCCGCGAGGTCCTGGACGCCATCCGGCTCGTGGAAGAGACCGTCCTCGCACGAACCGGGGTCCGTCTCGAACGGGAAATCCGCCTTATCGGCCGCTGGCGCCCGGAGGACCACGTTCCCCCTCCGCCCTGA
- a CDS encoding amidohydrolase family protein, whose translation MINHSASRALWTADWVCPGPGETIPGGAVVVEDGRVLAVGESAALRQAWPEAPALHRGAAVLPLPANTHTHLDLTLCPAFHGSYEGFVRHMLACRDRRGADGARAGLARLRWHRTGAVGDVVASPAAMEVLLAEAGLPGTVYWEVIAPDPGQAEARFRDLRAQVDAWRRREGRLRVGLSPHAAHTVSAPLLRRIGEYARAEDIPLQIHAAETPEEVIYFREGKGPLRNLMREITGKPWKRPGMTPVAWLAELGVLGPGTAVVHAVHAEASDARLIAQAGASVIACPRSNAALGTGPFPWERFREAGVPVALGTDSTVTAGDLDVMGELRRLWGSVPPEDLLRAACCDGYRVLGLEPPSLAPGTPLGQVKVLEVPAPGADAAPPTPGRKRAPGGRRGLKGANVPEDPGAPGDSAGR comes from the coding sequence ATGATCAACCATTCGGCGTCCCGTGCCCTGTGGACCGCGGACTGGGTCTGCCCGGGCCCCGGGGAGACGATTCCCGGCGGGGCCGTCGTCGTGGAGGACGGCCGTGTCCTGGCCGTCGGGGAAAGCGCGGCGCTGCGCCAGGCCTGGCCCGAGGCGCCGGCCCTTCACCGGGGGGCCGCCGTCCTGCCGCTCCCCGCCAACACGCACACCCACCTCGACCTGACGCTCTGCCCGGCCTTTCACGGTTCCTACGAGGGGTTCGTGCGGCACATGCTGGCCTGCCGGGACCGCCGGGGCGCCGACGGGGCCCGCGCGGGGCTCGCGCGCCTCCGCTGGCACCGCACCGGCGCCGTCGGGGACGTGGTGGCCTCTCCCGCCGCCATGGAGGTGCTCCTGGCCGAGGCCGGCCTGCCGGGGACGGTGTACTGGGAGGTGATCGCCCCGGACCCCGGGCAGGCCGAGGCCCGGTTTCGCGACCTCCGCGCGCAGGTGGACGCCTGGCGCCGCCGCGAGGGTCGCCTGCGGGTCGGTCTCTCGCCCCATGCCGCCCACACGGTCAGCGCGCCGCTGCTCCGCCGGATCGGCGAGTATGCCCGGGCGGAGGACATTCCCCTCCAGATCCACGCCGCCGAGACGCCGGAGGAGGTGATCTACTTCCGTGAAGGGAAGGGGCCCCTCCGGAACCTGATGCGCGAGATCACCGGCAAGCCCTGGAAGCGGCCCGGGATGACCCCCGTCGCCTGGCTGGCGGAACTGGGTGTCCTGGGGCCGGGAACCGCCGTCGTCCACGCCGTGCACGCGGAGGCCTCCGACGCCCGGCTGATCGCCCAGGCGGGCGCTTCGGTCATCGCCTGCCCCCGCAGCAACGCCGCGCTGGGGACCGGCCCGTTTCCCTGGGAGCGTTTCCGCGAGGCCGGCGTCCCGGTGGCGCTGGGCACCGATTCCACCGTCACGGCCGGGGACCTGGACGTCATGGGCGAGCTGCGGCGGCTGTGGGGATCGGTCCCCCCCGAGGACCTGCTCCGGGCGGCCTGCTGCGACGGTTATCGCGTCCTTGGCCTCGAGCCGCCCTCCCTCGCCCCGGGGACGCCCCTCGGGCAGGTGAAGGTCCTGGAGGTTCCCGCCCCGGGTGCCGACGCGGCCCCGCCGACGCCCGGGAGGAAAAGGGCGCCGGGCGGTCGCAGGGGCCTGAAGGGGGCGAACGTCCCCGAAGACCCGGGCGCTCCCGGGGATTCGGCGGGTCGGTGA
- the pgeF gene encoding peptidoglycan editing factor PgeF, protein MAFYLAWTGDYLVARSTLLDGLPFGHGFSTRVTRSGAEVDLRVRKEDTSPGLAARSRYFGAVLPPGTHLALPHQVHSDRVLVVRRGGDGVAYHLRGEPVGALGYRVDADGVCAADPGLAVGVQTADCVPVLIADPVRGVCAAVHSGWRGTMAGIAAVAVRTLAEAFGSDPADLRAAVGPSIQGCCYEVDGELGRRFGEAFAGSVRGGKGEGSPCRLDLGHCIAAALEGAGVAACRIDRCRLCTRCDARYFHSYRRTGPSAGRMISFLFPVVEDQAAGPGLE, encoded by the coding sequence ATGGCGTTCTACCTGGCTTGGACCGGGGATTACCTGGTGGCGCGGTCGACCCTTCTCGACGGGCTCCCCTTCGGGCACGGGTTCAGCACGCGGGTCACCCGCTCCGGCGCCGAGGTGGACCTTCGGGTGCGCAAGGAAGACACGTCGCCCGGTCTCGCCGCGCGCTCCCGGTATTTCGGGGCCGTGCTCCCGCCGGGGACGCACCTGGCGCTCCCGCACCAGGTCCACTCCGACCGGGTGCTGGTGGTGCGGCGGGGCGGGGACGGGGTCGCCTACCACCTGCGGGGGGAGCCGGTCGGCGCCCTCGGGTACCGGGTGGACGCCGACGGGGTGTGCGCGGCGGACCCGGGCCTGGCCGTGGGAGTCCAGACGGCGGACTGCGTCCCGGTCCTGATCGCCGACCCGGTGCGAGGCGTGTGCGCGGCCGTCCACTCGGGGTGGCGCGGCACGATGGCGGGGATCGCCGCCGTCGCCGTCCGGACCCTGGCCGAGGCGTTCGGGAGCGACCCGGCGGACCTGCGGGCGGCGGTGGGCCCGTCCATCCAGGGGTGTTGCTACGAGGTCGACGGGGAACTCGGCAGGCGGTTCGGCGAAGCGTTTGCCGGGTCCGTCAGGGGCGGGAAGGGAGAGGGAAGCCCCTGTCGCCTGGATCTGGGCCACTGCATCGCGGCGGCCCTTGAGGGGGCTGGGGTCGCGGCGTGCCGCATCGACCGGTGCCGACTCTGCACCCGTTGCGACGCCCGGTACTTTCACTCCTACCGGCGGACCGGCCCCTCGGCGGGCCGGATGATTTCATTCCTCTTTCCGGTAGTTGAAGACCAGGCGGCGGGGCCCGGTCTCGAATAG
- a CDS encoding RNA polymerase sigma factor, protein MTATPELLGLIERTRSGDMAAFRALFERYAKRVLNFGFRMTGSREAAEEIVQETFVAVWKGLGGLNDPDRFEPWLFMIARNFVYQAHRKDRAGLVSLDAVGEDGEPAVKVPDRGVTPEAWCEQSELQAAAMEAIASLEPKYREVFVLAVLEGYSYKEVAGMVQRKVPSVKTDIHRARLKIREKLGPFLAGGESDEPGV, encoded by the coding sequence GTGACCGCCACGCCGGAGCTTCTGGGCCTGATCGAACGGACGAGATCCGGCGACATGGCCGCGTTCCGGGCGCTCTTCGAGCGGTACGCGAAAAGGGTCCTGAATTTTGGCTTCCGCATGACGGGGAGCCGGGAGGCGGCCGAGGAAATCGTCCAGGAGACCTTCGTAGCGGTCTGGAAGGGCCTCGGGGGGCTCAACGACCCCGACCGCTTCGAACCGTGGCTCTTCATGATCGCCCGCAATTTCGTTTACCAGGCCCACCGGAAGGACCGGGCGGGCCTGGTTTCCCTCGATGCGGTGGGCGAGGACGGCGAGCCGGCCGTCAAAGTGCCTGACCGGGGAGTCACCCCCGAGGCGTGGTGCGAGCAGTCGGAACTTCAGGCCGCGGCCATGGAGGCCATCGCCTCCCTGGAACCGAAATACCGCGAGGTGTTCGTCCTGGCTGTTCTGGAGGGATACAGTTACAAGGAAGTGGCCGGGATGGTCCAGCGCAAGGTGCCCTCGGTGAAGACGGACATCCACCGGGCGCGGCTCAAGATAAGGGAGAAACTGGGCCCCTTCCTGGCCGGAGGCGAGTCGGATGAACCCGGAGTGTGA